The following is a genomic window from Bacteroidota bacterium.
TTTTACAACTTCATCATTCAAATCAACAATAATTTTATATTCACCATATTCTGCGTGAAAATGAGGTGGATTATGTTCATTGAAGAACATCCTAATTATTATTCCGTAAAATCTACTAATTTCTGGCATAATGCAAAGGTACTAAAAAAACAA
Proteins encoded in this region:
- a CDS encoding DUF4160 domain-containing protein — its product is MPEISRFYGIIIRMFFNEHNPPHFHAEYGEYKIIVDLNDEVVKGFMPKRALKLIFEWLELHKDELIANWERCQNEDIPKKIKPLK